One window of the Mytilus galloprovincialis chromosome 14, xbMytGall1.hap1.1, whole genome shotgun sequence genome contains the following:
- the LOC143058616 gene encoding A disintegrin and metalloproteinase with thrombospondin motifs 17-like — protein MVDNPLMCCTMTDFFEWLPNQLPKLTILAGTCHDFNRTTDIRIFNTSHCTFPVDGQWSSWSTPKCSVTCGIGTGLRNRSCDSPPPSDNGQECIGTYTEAVNCSLIACPEPYRRRGCKRRNRIGRK, from the exons ATGGTAGATAATCCACTTATGTGCTGTACGATGACAGATTTTTTTGAATGGCTACCGAATCAACTACCAAAATTAACTATTCTAGCTGGAACATGTCACGATTTTAACCGAACGACGGATATCCGCATATTTAATACGTCACATTGTACATTTCCCG ttgACGGCCAATGGAGTTCTTGGTCTACTCCGAAGTGTTCTGTTACATGTGGTATTGGTACAGGATTGAGAAATAGGAGTTGCGACAGTCCACCACCCTCTGACAATGGACAGGAATGTATTGGAACTTACACGGAGGCAGTTAATTGTAGTTTAATAGCATGTCCAG AACCGTACAGAAGAAGAg GATGTAAAAGACGAAATAGAATAGGAAGAAAATAG